Genomic window (Ostrea edulis chromosome 9, xbOstEdul1.1, whole genome shotgun sequence):
TAAAATTCTTGCAATACACACATGTTCAATTTCTTTTCAAAGGTCTTAGCTTGAAAACTGTGAGAGCTAGGAAATGGACAAACTTATTCTCTTTATAGAAGTGGACAGGCACAGCCTACATCCGGGTGTTCGGGTAGTCTAGTGGTTAACACACTCGCTTCTCACCACTGCGACTCGAGTTCAATCCTTGTGATTGACAGTGATTGTATGTGAGAGGCTATGGTGGTCATCCACTCgaacacgtgggtttcctcccacTCAAAGGCCCCCTAGCACAAACATCCGTGCAAGTCGGTAAATAGCTAGTAATTGGCTAATGTTAATTGTTGATTGTGTATATATTCgtctttagaaataaaaattaaaaaaaaaaaaaaatccatgtacTTTAAATgactgtccacttctctaaacaTGCTAAAGACTATTAAAGAAAATAGCACAAAACCATGATCCCACTTTGTAACATTTCTTCAAAACTGAATAATTAAGTTCAACAACTtgcaattttctcaaaattgaagaaatttaaaatcaaaatctttgtCATATGCACCTCTTCAATCTATCCATAACTTATGGCATAAGTATACAGGTATAGGCAGCTGATAAGCACTCTATAAAATACGAAGGTCCTTGCTTTAAAACTATGTCGTTACAGATAAATAGAGTGGCGGATAGTCAGAACAAACATAGAGACATAAGATACACAAGCCTCTCTGATATGTCAGTAATCATGATTTTATAATAAAAACTCACGTTTTCactgtttttttgttttgttttgtttttcaccGTTCACGAGGTAAAATGAAAGTAGGCATGTAGTATTTATTAACTTCATTCACTAAAGAGTTAGAAGATAATATTGCTAACTTGTACGTTAAATCAGTTTGTAGGgttatttcttcttcttcttcttcttcttcagtcTTTTATtgataaactaaaaaaaaaaaaaaaatgtcattattttgaaatatgaccAACTGCTATTGCAAAGATATTGTTGTTGAAAATCTTCCTGAATATGAGAGGGTACATTATTAGTAGGCATATCCTTCATCCATGTCGATGTAGGTCATGCCTTTCCACTTGTTAAAATTTGAACCAGGAATGACCTCGTAAACAGTTGGTAAATATAGCTATTTATTTGAGAACTCTGTTTTGATAAAGTAATGTAAACTTTTACTcctttttgaaaaagtttaatacaatAATGAGGGATGGGGTAATAAAGATCAACTTTGGATGTTGGTAATTTATGGACAATTTActttatagtttattattattattattactgtaatttatatagcgctttatttgtaaaacaaactaaaacatagaacattaaatacataaatcaaagtactgatagtactgACAGATGGTGGTGTGGGTTGAGAAAATCTTAGTAAGGTGTCCTTAAAATAGCGAGATTGCAACTCCCTGAATGAGTAATCATTAATGGTGATTCATTTTGTAATCacttaataacttttaaaatgatGACTTAaaaacgatgctgattggttgaaaaattcgtttgatttctctgtcaaatttcgttcggagttcatctgcactaagcacgcgggactacttttctctggaatgcgtcttccccgttctaattttagcgctatttatagaacgggattttccacacaagcattatacATATAACGAAATTTATATTTAGTTACATCATATAATCTATtctcaaattatattcaaaattggtgtggggaattaaattgtaaatgcagCTCATGCAAATTCCAGCCTCCCCTGCCTAAATCTTAAAGTTTTGATCTAACTTCTAACTATGCTTCTAAGCTTATATGTACAaatttaactgttttatttttactccgctctgtctcttaggtatgcatatttatttattctatgtatatatccatatttttatgtttgtgttgcaaactgTTTTCAGTGATGCATGCTCATCTTAATATagctagtccctgtgtatatatatgcatgacttgtgatgtctgtatacatgtatgcgtcctgttttatttcaaatttctgtttttatgtctatgcatgcaattatatatcattagtgctttgtgggttttttttaatgctatatagtcggttaaagagctcttagctcatgtttattgtttacctgtatatagtttccgactttaaataaaaattacttacgaaatgcatttgtttgatttttgtttttcattgctatcaaaaattagcacaactaaagatatgaataaaatacaaattaatttaaagaaacaacatacataggcgatgacgtggcagaatagtcaatttgatgacgtagaccacttactggtagaagtagacagattacacgagttccctgtatgaatcgtctgctttacgagatcgataacatgacggagcaagtggcgacttctgatctgataaatatcaatgaaattgaactgcgttgtatggggctcagtcaacgagtgcgtttggagccgaattgcattccaccgttccaacgacacaaccaatgttcaacgtctcctccaacacgatgtagcataaatccagtcaccacttgttatcttcctttatatttaattcggcttttaaccattgcacctttaatttggcgtataatccatttaaatctgcacagtaactgttcctgacctgaacgtacagccatgccgttttgtttttgttttcattcttgcctatatgtattcctacgcgccatttcagaaacgttaattcaagctttttgatgcgagaaactatttgtttttctatcttaaaaacataattaaatgataagaaatgaaacttataattctttgtttgatacatgtatcaaacaaagaataataagtttcatttcttaaatgaaattgaactgcgttatatggggctcagtcaacgagtgcgttttgaacgttttcctcgatattgaaatggagccgaacTGCatccaccgttccaacgacacaaccagtgttcaacgtctcctccaacacgatgcagcataaatccagtcaccacttgtcatcttcctttatatttaattcagcttttaactattgcacctttaatttggcgtataatccatttaaatctgcacagtaactgttcctgacctgaacgtacagccatgccgttttgtttttgttttcattcttgcctatatgtattcctacgcgccatttcagaaacgttaattcaagttttttgatgggagaaactatttgtttttctattttaaaaaaaatattaaatgataagaaatgaaacttataattctttgtttgatgcatgtatcaaacgaaacattgcacggaaaaattttcatcaatgcgctacgcgcattgatgaagttttccgtccaatgtttcgtttgatacatgcatcaaacaaagaattataagtttcatttcttaaataataaTTTAGTGATGGtaaaacaagatttttaaacgaGTTCATAGATGTATAGTTTTTTAAATCTaaaagcaggctactgacaaacaagttgatggtgcaggggtttcagcaATCTCGTTAaaagccagcatttcgcaaattctatggtcattataacaatctagtttgccaatacaacctatcatagggtcaaatactgcctgacttgtttcataccgattgttagctcacctgagcttttttGATCGCTTGTTGttcgtcgtctgtctgtccgtctgtaaactttatacattttcgacttcttctccagaaccactggaccaatttcaaccaaacttggccaaaagtatccttaggtgaagggctttccagtttgttcaaatgaagggccatgttcccttcaaaggggagataatcacaaaaatgcaaaaatagggtggggtcatttaaaaatcttctcaagaaccactgagccagaaaagctgatatttacatgaaagcttcctgacatagtgcagattcaagtttgtaaaaatcatggcccccaggggtatgatggggccataataggggatcgaagttttacatacagatatatagggaaaatctttaaaaatcttcttctcaagaaccacttggtcagaaaagtttacatttacatgaaagcttcctgacatagtccagattcaagtttatcaaaatcatggcccccgggggtaagatgaggcgacaataggggatcaaagttttacatacaaatatatagggaaaatcattaaaaatcttttgaaaaatcactgggccagaaaagtttacattcacatgaaagcttcctgacatagtccagattcaattctgaaaaaaattatggtcctcgggagtaggttggggccacaatagggattgaagttttacatgagaatatataggAGAAATCTTTAGATTTGAGCCAAGgtcactcaggtgagcgatgcgacccatggacctcttgttaggtcgttcttggcacatcaATTTTCACTaccgataactccgtttacctgatcaagatatgggctCACGGCTGCTGTGACCGGTCTACAAGGGATGCCTACTTCTTATAGGTACCTGATCCCCTcgggtatatccaggggtctgtgttggcctaactatttattttgtattgcttataggagtattgagattgatcactgttctttatcttcacctttcatgttcatgtacatgtatacagtttaAAAATCCCGtaggatccaggttagaatatgtacctagtaccctttgcttgtcgtaagaggcgactaaatggggcggtcctttgaatgggaccgcaaaaaccgaggccccgtgttacagcaagtgtggcacgataaagattcctccatACTGAAAGACCGTAATAGCcgaatataggcctaaattttacagcccttcgccggcaatggttgcgtctccatatgagtgaaagattctcgagagggacattaaacactttacaatcaatcattcaatgaATAGTTTAAAGATACAGTGTCCAAAATTTAATTGAGATAATGCATTGTAAATATGAGCATTTGTTTTCTCATGAGAGAATTAAAGGAATGTGAAACTCACACCCATGCACTGTTTTCCTGTTGAGCTTTTTTGAATGTATTTCAAAACTCTGAGAATGTAAACGGGTTGATTGGTTGTATCTTATTCCctctttagaatttttcactcacttggagacgtcaccaatatcGATGAAGGGCTTTTTCGGCCTATGCTTGGTGTTTACGGCTACTGAGCAATAAGAGTTGTTTAGCGTGACACACATACCGTGACAAGGGACATCCTTTTAAGTTAATCCCCGAGGACATTCACACCTGCTGCCGaacatttggcgatggaactgtcactacctgatttaacgacttaggtctatCGCGACCGGGATtagaaccccgaccttccgcatgcgggcgaacgctctacctctagaatGTTGAATGTGAAATGGAGAATGGTTTATTATAAAACCTGTCAAAGGGTCATGCTGcttgacgtatttcataccaattgctagGCCTGTCTTTACCCTGAGTTCTTAATtgcggattattccgtttatctgataaaGAGATAGGGCTTACGGCTGCTGTGACCGGTGAACAGAGGATGCTTATACTCCTCCTTGGCAtttgatcccacatctggtatacccaggggtccgtgtttgcccaactctgaatttgtattcctcttaggagttatgagattgatcacttacTGTTCGTTcacttcaccttttcatttaactattttgaaatacatgtgtaGCCGTATCATTTTGGCATGCcctgtcatttaaaaaaaaattaaaatgaggcatatctgttatttttcttatCACAGGTTCAGATAATGAACATTCTTTATTCCGagatcgtggtctcttgtttaggaaaatgtaaacggtaaaagaagcaataatttcttccattctcggagaaataaatgacaaaatcttttgatttttattgacttacttttattgggagaacttacattttccCCCCCAAAAATCCTTACAAAATtagcattttattaatttcacctaatagtaaaaatgactacttaagagacatatttcaggccctatgaaatctgtaaaatccatgaTCTTCAGGGCACTTCACTCCTTGGGCTCCCatcagggctttgccctggacccactgacGCCTCAAGGTGGCCCccaaaccccctgcctcataaacctgcgccccccccccccccattcctggatccgcccctagAAATATTACAGTTCTCAATCATAAAATATACCTTGAAGAACCATTAATGAAATGCTCAAGTTTTCAGAAGATATCTTGACTCAGTCAGAGTGTGTTCGTCGTGTTTGTTCctgtatattttcttttccaCATTATctcaaatacacatgtaatgtCCACTTCTCAATCATCTAACGTGTCAGTCATGTCTGAATCTCACTAAAGATTTATCAAACTCTTAAAAGTTCTCATATGTTCAAATAATTTCTATCTATTATCATCTTTAAGATATTTCTCATGTTCTTAGATTTGTAAATAGTTCTCATAGGTTCAAATATTTCTATCTATTCTAATCTTTAAGATATTTCTCATGTCGAAGTGTCACAACATTGTCTCCAATTTCACAGTCAATATATCTTTCTTTAAAATCTGCATTTTCGTAAAGGTGCTGTGTCGTTGCTTATGTTCCATGTAATGTGCATGTTGCTGTTTATTActatttttatatcagaaatgaaTAGGTTCTTGTGTGACACTTGGAGATTGGTTGACCTACGGTTAGTCTGGATGTAGACTAGCCTACGCTTTATTAACGAGTGACGACGACACCGTGACAGTAAATATCCCCAGAGTTTGCTAGGCATGGTAGTTATATTTGTTTGTCgctaaacaaataaaaaaaattcagtcaaTCGGTTGGTGTGTGCGTGTGTTTGGTTTTTCTCCCCCAAATAACTCGTACATTAAATAAATCTCTTTTGTTTGATGAGATTATTCCACTTAAAATTGATTCATACGTCTAATAGTCAAATATCCCAGGTATGGCGGAGTATTATACAAACGACTGGTATGATGGCTATGCATGTATTGGATTGGCTTGATTTCTTACAGAAATGATAAAACACAGTAAAAGTCATTATAAGACATTCATTGTATAGGTTGGGAAATTTCTTCTAAATTCTTTCGTTGAATTTGCTTTGTAATTGCGTGATATTTCCGTATACGACCCAGCCATATATGCTTAGATGCGATGTTTATATCACGTACTTGACAATGTAGTATATATCTATGGGGactccgggttagaataggtcctcagtaccccttgcttgtcgtagaaggcgactaaatggggcggtccttcggataagaccgcaaaaactaaggtcccgtgtcacagcaggtgtggcacaataaagatccctccctgctcaaaggccataagcgccgagcattaggcctaaattttgcagcccttcaccggcagtggtgacgtctccatatgaatgaaatattctcgagagggacgttaaacaatatttaatcaatcaatatatactacatgtatatatctaagACCGTTACAAAAGACAGGGAACAACAAAGAAAGAGTGTTCTAACTTTCTATATCAACTCTACGtctaatattttgaaaagagaTGATTTCGGAATTCTGAATTAATTAAACATTCAAACGATATTGATACAGTTTTATTTGAATCAATTTGATTTGAAAACAATGTTGTTTCAAATGAACAAGGCACGAAGAGCATGGGACACAGCGACAGGTAGTGTAATCTTTATAAgacctatattttccttttttataaaaatcccaCCAGGGTACCACAGTCATTCTTCGATTTGAACGGATCCGGATTATGAAATCGTGCTTGTAAAATTGGTCTCACCCATTGTTCCTCATTCCATATAGAACAGTTTTTATAAGTATTTCAAGTAAAACACGTATAGTTCCATTAGAATTTCATAGATTTATGAGTAGCTACTAAAATTGAGAATGTCATTGTACAAATATCGATTAAGAGTGTGAAATGTAAATCATTGCAGTGTTATACAGTATATTCTTGTAAACCATtgaaatgtatatttcaaagttttgtATTCAACATcttaatattgctacatatctTCTTCATCCTCAAATTCGGAATTGCTATTAGTCGGACGATCTGAAAATTTTGTCATTGGTATTCAGAATTCTTGTGATGTGCATTTTGAACATAAATTACGATATCACTCACAGCTACCACTGCAATCCAACAAATGCTCTGTTGGAAGAAAAAGACACTGCTGAAAATGTATTCTGATTATTTGCCCAGTGCCGTGTGCAAATCAGACTTTGGAAAGTAATGGGAAAGGACTTATTTTGAGATATACATAACATTCTGAAGATGCTACCTTTTATCGACAATGTAAGTTGGAAAAGGAAACTAATTCTACATTCTAGACCCATGTTACTTTACGCTCCTTACCAAAAAAGAGTTTGAAGTTCTCCTCCTTAAGCAAAGTGGAATGCTTCATACACAATCTCGATTTCCTCGCCGTCTGCATAGGCATGTCCTTCTATCTTTTATATTCTTCAGCATTTCATACACATTTGCTTTGTGTCATGAAGTAAGATGACTGCACTGGGCGGTCTAGATCTACAACATAGCAATTTACAGGTATTGCTCGCAACCCAGCAAGTTCTACTGAATCCGATACATTGTTTTACTGGCGTGAAGGAACATCAGGTGTTTTTGCCGCAATGAGCTTGGGAATTTGATCGCCTATAAAATATGAACGATGGATGATATAACTATTAACCACAACTTTTGGCATGATGAAGTATAATTCTTAGTCATAAATGAACCTACTTAAGGAGgaattcaatatttataaaataacGGTATTATAAATTAGGGATCGATGTATATGTTTGGTAAAagttcatgtattttcatattcatttatttttctattcCCACATATTATTGATCTTTTCATTTAAGAAATCCACATGATAATGATAGACCGTGCGAGATAGACACGTATTCTTAAAAATGTTAGAAAAAGTGCCATCCGTGTTTGGATAGTCATTGAACACAAGGATTGCATTAACTAAATACCATATCCCTCTCAGGTCTAGGTAAGAAAGTTGTATGCAATGTTAACGTTGTTTGCCCAACCAGTAGACTTCTTAAATATATCTAATAACTCATGGCTTGACATTGACATTACACAAACACACTAAGATATTATATACTACAcgtgtgaattcattttcctaTGATGTACACATAAGACATGGTGTCCCTTTCTTTCGAGGTTCTTCACAGTTTTCCTTCTTCGCATGGGAACAGCTGCAACTGGTATAAAgatttattcatacatataaGTTTAACAATAACAGTTGCTACTTGCATGTCATACATGAAGTTCAATacaaatataataaattcaatgtacctaatttttaaaaacaaaatcattacgAGTTATAGCAAAGCAACACATTTCCACTATCACACTTGTAATCAacacaacatacatgtagttcttgAAATTAAGTATGTCCTACTCTGCTGTTATCAGTTTTGCTGTCGATGGTAGATATTCTAAATTTTTTCTTTTGTGATAAAACAGACCTAAGAATTCCTCGTTTCACTCTTCCATTAACGATACCGTACAGAAATGGATTCACACAAGCGTTTCCAAGAGCAACACAGACCGCCGCAATCAGGGCATATGACGGTATCGCCATGTCATCTGCCATGCCGTCGGCCTGGATCAGCGCCATCATAACAAAAATCGGTAACCACATCACAAGAAATAAAAGGACCATCAGAATCAGATTCTTTATTAGTCGGAAATCTCGTTCTTCTCGACATTTTATCGACTTCACTGCAGATCCCACGGCATGTCTCGTTTTCCAGAATTTTCTCAGAATTCTGAAATAGCTAAAGGCCAAGATTCCTAGTGGGATCACAAATCCTATAATGCAAACAGTGGCAGTAAATAACATCGACAGTCGTACACTCTGATTGGTTGGCCACAAGAGCGTACATAAAGTTATTTCAGTATTACCAAATGTAAAGTTTTTCACATTGAAATACATAGCAAGCGGAATGAATGCAATGAAATCTAGAATCCACAGAATTACAATGCTACATATTGCCACAATGGGTGTGATTTTCTTCCAGTCTGTTTTAAGGATGCAGATATATCTATCAACACTGATAATTGTCATCGTCCATATCATCACAGACGCACAAATAAACATTTCGTACACCAGCATTTTACAGACAAATGAACCAAGAACCCATGTTCCTGTCATGCGCGCAACCGCAATCAGGGGACTTCCGGTGGAGAACAAGATGTCTGCTACAGCCAGATTACCAATCAAGTAGTTGGTGACCGTGCGAGTACTCCTAAGTTTCATTATTTGATAGAACACAATACAGTTTCCCAAGATTGAGAACAAGAAGAGAAAAATTAACACAAATGCTTCAATGTAAGGGAGGTCATTCCATGATCTGTTGAATTCCGAGAAAAAGGAGAAATATGTGGTGTTTCCCCAGCCATATTCGTCATCAAATGCTACAAAATAGGATTTGTTTTTCTGCGACATTGTAACCTTATGTTTCTCTAGTAGTCTCAGTATAAcatctgaaaattgaaaaagaagtACTGTTAATTTACAATCACCATTTTCTGTATTAACTATAAATGAGGTTTGTTCTACAGGgcgtacatgtacagtacatatcTTGGCGGCATGAGAGTAGCTTCTGGACAAAGTTATATCTCTGTGTTGCTGTCATTTAAGTCAAGGTTTGCACGCTAATTATTTCCCATAAGTCTGATGCATGTATTTTTCACGTAGATGATTAAGTTCGAGTTACAAAACGTGAAGGACGGAATCATGCAAATGGTGAAGTTAAATGGTTTACAGAACCGATCTATCCCTTTTTGAAAGGTGAGTGATGAAGAAGTATATGTACTTAATTAGGAATCTGCTATACATTAATCAGATATACTTTTCTGACAATCACgataatgaacaaatgaagataacgaacattgatcgatttcataaatcctataaagaatacaaaatagagagttgggcaaacacgggcccctggatatatcagaggtgagatgaggtgcgtaggaggagtaagcatcatcccctgttgaccaatcccacccaccgtgagccttatctcttgatcaagtaaacggagtaatgcgtcgttaaaatcagtatgtaaagaacggcctaacaattggtatgaaacagcATTCCACCTAGCGATaacttgtatttgcaaattagaacattataacaaccatagaatttgcgaaatgctgattttaaacaaaactaatGAAACACGCGTAACATCAAATTGTCAAtggtctgcctcgatttaaaatttgatcatatgcagaacatgctctcgcatatcgaatcagttgagagacataaacgtcatatgcaggtgattaaggaatattcctacataaatatgggaagttattcctacataaatatgggaagttcacaATATTGAGAAGTTGAAGTAAAAGTTTTGTTGATAGTTTGCCGttgacatctatgttcaataaaatatccaaataatcatgaagcagatatggaagactgtgGTGAGTTTACTGAAATTTATCGAAtccacatatgaatgaaaatgggtattgttaatatataaagcGTCCttgttgttatatatatctaatctATATGTATTCTTTAAAACTCTGCAAACGAAGCCAGGATAGTATTTTCATCATAGGGGTTACTACCATTTACTTCTAGCATTTTTTGCCAATACAATATtcttaaaatactacatgtttaTGCCTGAAaagtgtgtaatttttataaCCCAGAAAAACATGTGGCTATAGAGGTGGAAAGTTTGTTTACTGTTTTTGTATTGCATTTaaaacatatatcacaaaataGTAAATATCGGAAACTTAATGACAGGAATTATTATCCATGGGCTGATCATCCTAATTACAGAAAgttcaaaaatcaaattcaacCTTCTTTTTGTACCTCTATATTTCCCCTTTTTCAATgtcaccgccgcggtggtctagagattagagcgttcgtcccgcatgtggaaggccggggttTAAATCCCGTCCGCGACAGACCTGAGTCGTTAAAACAGTttgtgacagttccatcgccaaacgctcggcatcaggtgtgaatgtcacgggtcctcagagatgaccttaaaaacggatgtcccgtgtcacagtaggtgtggcacactaaagaaccctcactgttcaatgtccgtaagtgccgagcataggcctaaatttgaagcccttcactgatcttggtgacgtctccatatgagtgaaaaattctctacagagacgttaaacaagatacaattaatTTGTCAATGTCTTAGTATTTTATCAATCCGGTGCTTAGGATGGATATGGGCTGCGGAAAGGGTAAATAAGACGTTAATGCAAAACGAacaattgattttcaaaaaacatactgaaatacaaaacaaaccaGCTTAAGATAAAATCAACACATTCCCTTGCAAAACCAACGATTGCCGATGCAAAAACCAATGATCGCCGAGGCAAAATTAACGCTCATTATCTGAATTAACACTAGATTTCGCGCGAGTCtatctacattatatacactgtGCATGTAAGCgtacatattttgaaacgtaaTTCCCGCAACATTGACAATCATGTCGGCCTCTCAGTACGCCAACATATCAGAAACTGCAAAACGTTTCTGCTTTGGACAGAATAACAACATAATTATGTGTTTAGTTGTTGTTTTCAGCCTCCTTGTTTCATTCCAATACAATCTCAATTCTAAAATGAGATCTACGTGTGCATGGTCTGCTTTTTACTAGTCAAAGGAGAGAAAATCCTTGACGAAAAAGCagatatattaatatttttaattggtAATTTTAATGACCTAAATCTAAACATTTGGCAAAAAATgtttgtgtgtgggttttttttttgggtgggtgggtgggtgggtggggatTGTGGTGGCAAAGACGCTTTTGTTCCTGGAGTCCGAGGACTATAT
Coding sequences:
- the LOC125672821 gene encoding free fatty acid receptor 4-like; this translates as MSQKNKSYFVAFDDEYGWGNTTYFSFFSEFNRSWNDLPYIEAFVLIFLFLFSILGNCIVFYQIMKLRSTRTVTNYLIGNLAVADILFSTGSPLIAVARMTGTWVLGSFVCKMLVYEMFICASVMIWTMTIISVDRYICILKTDWKKITPIVAICSIVILWILDFIAFIPLAMYFNVKNFTFGNTEITLCTLLWPTNQSVRLSMLFTATVCIIGFVIPLGILAFSYFRILRKFWKTRHAVGSAVKSIKCREERDFRLIKNLILMVLLFLVMWLPIFVMMALIQADGMADDMAIPSYALIAAVCVALGNACVNPFLYGIVNGRVKRGILRSVLSQKKKFRISTIDSKTDNSRVGHT